In Quercus robur chromosome 11, dhQueRobu3.1, whole genome shotgun sequence, the following proteins share a genomic window:
- the LOC126705944 gene encoding cysteine-rich repeat secretory protein 38-like: protein MFSSHFTFSICLLTFAFFLQTTFGASPIFHICSSSAGNFASNSSYELNLNNLLGNLYNQTPPQGFGLISVGISPNQAYGLSLCRGDLSATDCQTCVNEASSEIPLLCPYNKGAIIWYDNCLLKYLNTDFFHQIDNQNQFSMWNPQNASNSTTFTNQTSEFLTLLAVEATLTPELYAVGELDVAVGGSNKLYGLVQ from the coding sequence ATGTTTTCCTCACACTTCACCTTCTCCATCTGCCTTCTAACCTTTGCTTTCTTTCTACAAACCACTTTTGGAGCTAGCCCTATCTTCCATATTTGTTCAAGTTCTGCTGGGAACTTCGCCTCCAATAGCTCATATGAATTAAACCTCAACAATCTCTTGGGAAATCTTTACAACCAAACCCCTCCACAGGGTTTTGGTCTCATTTCAGTTGGTATTTCTCCAAACCAAGCTTATGGGCTTTCACTTTGTAGAGGTGATCTTAGTGCCACAGATTGCCAGACTTGTGTTAATGAGGCTAGCAGTGAAATTCCTCTCCTCTGCCCGTATAATAAAGGTGCAATTATATGGTACGATAATTGTCTTTTGAAGTACTTGAACACTGACTTCTTTCACCAAATTGATAATCAAAACCAGTTCTCAATGTGGAACCCTCAAAACGCCAGCAATTCCACAACATTTACCAATCAAACAAGCGAGTTCTTGACCCTTCTAGCTGTAGAAGCAACACTCACCCCAGAACTCTATGCAGTTGGAGAACTAGACGTAGCAGTTGGTGGTTCAAATAAGCTCTATGGTTTGGTACAATGA